One window from the genome of Strix aluco isolate bStrAlu1 chromosome 28, bStrAlu1.hap1, whole genome shotgun sequence encodes:
- the BMP10 gene encoding bone morphogenetic protein 10 yields MDSVVLQLWAVLCLLVHLAACSPILSLEHSSLEEDVPLFDEILSQQDGVDFNTLLQNMKNEFLKTLNLSDIPLHETAKVDPPEYMLELYNRFATDRTSMPSANIIRSFKNEDLASHPIGVTGIRKYPLLFNVSIPHHEEITMAELRLYTLVERDQMLYDGLDRKVTIFEVLENDHMGVGEERKTVALASRQIYGTSSEWESFEVTEAIRRWRRAGLTTHRLEVHIESREGEEQNGEGKLDIDINSEAKHVPLLIVFSDDQSNDKKEEKQELNEMIDHEQLLDLENLEVGNFHGQPGEEALLQMRSNIIYDSTARIRRNAKGNYCKKTPLYIDFKEIGWDSWIIAPAGYEAYECHGVCAYPLTEHVTPTKHAIVQTLVHLKNPQKASKACCVPTKLDPISILYLDAGVVTYKFKYEGMVVSECGCR; encoded by the exons ATGGATTCTGTAGTCCTCCAGCTGTGGGCTGTCCTCTGTCTCTTGGTTCACCTTGCCGCTTGCAGTCCCATCCTGAGCTTGGAGCACTCTTCCTTGGAGGAAGATGTGCCTCTTTTCGACGAGATTCTCTCCCAGCAGGATGGTGTTGATTTCAACACACTGCTTCAGAATATGAAAAATGAGTTTTTGAAGACGTTGAACCTCTCTGACATTCCCCTGCATGAAACGGCCAAGGTGGATCCGCCAGAGTACATGCTAGAGCTGTACAACAGGTTTGCCACCGATAGGACATCTATGCCATCCGCAAATATTATTAGGAGCTTCAAAAATGAAG ACTTGGCTTCCCACCCTATTGGTGTTACAGGAATTCGGAAATACCCTCTTCTATTCAATGTTTCCATCCCTCACCATGAAGAAATCACCATGGCAGAGCTGAGGCTCTACACCTTGGTGGAGCGGGACCAAATGCTCTACGATGGGCTTGACCGGAAGGTCACTATTTTTGAAGTGCTGGAAAATGACCATATGGGGgtaggagaagagagaaagacagTGGCACTGGCATCCAGGCAGATCTATGGCACGAGCAGTGAGTGGGAGAGCTTCGAGGTCACCGAAGCCATCAGGCGTTGGCGAAGGGCAGGGCTGACCACGCACCGGCTGGAAGTTCATATagagagcagggaaggggaggagcaGAACGGAGAGGGGAAACTCGATATCGACATCAACTCTGAGGCTAAGCATGTGCCCCTGTTGATTGTGTTCTCTGATGACCAAAGCAATGACAAAAAAGAGGAGAAGCAAGAACTGAACGAAATGATAGACCATGAGCAGCTCCTGGACTTGGAGAACCTGGAGGTTGGCAATTTCCATGGCCAGCCTGGTGAGGAGGCGCTGCTCCAGATGCGCTCCAACATCATTTACGATTCAACTGCCCGAATCCGGAGGAACGCAAAAGGCAACTACTGTAAAAAGACTCCACTCTACATAGATTTCAAGGAAATTGGCTGGGATTCCTGGATCATCGCCCCGGCGGGATACGAAGCTTATGAGTGCCACGGAGTGTGCGCCTACCCCTTAACAGAGCACGTCACACCAACGAAACATGCCATTGTCCAGACTTTGGTTCACCTGAAGAATCCCCAGAAAGCCTCCAAGGCCTGCTGTGTGCCCACCAAACTCGATCCTATCTCTATTCTCTACTTAGATGCAGGGGTGGTCACCTACAAGTTCAAGTATGAAGGCATGGTGGTATCAGAGTGTGGCTGCAGATAG
- the LOC141916116 gene encoding rho GTPase-activating protein 25-like isoform X2, translated as MSLKLPRNWDFNLKMDAAKIARSKSVMSGEPAGARPASPNPLERPLKIGWLKKQRSIVKNWQQRYFVLKGQQLYYYKDEDDVKPQGCLSLQGSTIKEVASNPEEGGKFIFEIIPGVSGDQNRAGQDTCVLMANSQSEMEEWVKSIRRVLGSSSGVVFGQRLAETMAYEQKFGQHQVPILVQKCAEFIREHGVSEEGIFRLPGQDNLVKQLRDAFDAGERPSFDRDTDVHTVASLFKLYLRELPEPVVPWMQYEDFLLCGQALDADERKGHQELLKQLSLLPRDNYNLLSYICRFLHEIQLNSSVNKMSVDNLATVIGVNLIRPKIEDPAIIMRGTPQIQKVMTVMISDHADLFPPSKDVLPSPPAHKNDKKAPIPRSSVGWDAAEDPAVSRAESLIQRQTRDDLNSSSAPGPAASSSALGEDNVSKDTLGMWKTQSRKRTQTLPNRKSFLPAASLGEKGSSDKNDIFASDFWKSSPGSSVRSAVPDGHKRTLSHDLFKLLDLHRASTYDNVPTSQAESVPSSSPSPSSSGSDKEFLPGLSPSPQPKEIASPTSSPAEVSKPEQESREFLQNMIQKLEKEMEVQKNDYEEQIKSLEKENYEVWAKVVRLNQDIEREKKKSEELELKLMNVERSRKDMEKKNKMLEEEIKNLAKSTGKIDAKTN; from the exons CCCGCTCCAAGAGCGTGATGAGCGGGGAGCCAGCGGGTGCCCGGCCGGCCTCCCCCAACCCGCTGGAGCGGCCCTTGAAGATCGGCTGGCTGAAAAAGCAGCGCTCCATCGTCAAGAACTGGCAGCAGCGGTACTTCGTGCTTAAGGGCCAGCAGCTTTACTACTACAAGGATGAGGATGATGTCAAACCACAG GGCTGCCTGTCTCTCCAGGGAAGCACCATCAAGGAGGTGGCCAGCAATCCAGAGGAAGGAGGGAAATTTATCTTTGAAATCATCCCAG GAGTCTCTGGAGACCAGAACCGGGCAGGACAGGACACCTGTGTGCTCATGGCTAATTCCCAGTCTGAGATGGAGGAATGGGTTAAATCCATCCGACGAGTGCTGGGGTCATCCTCAGGAG TGGTGTTCGGCCAGCGCTTGGCAGAGACCATGGCCTATGAGCAGAAATTCGGGCAGCACCAGGTCCCCATCCTGGTGCAGAAATGTGCTGAGTTCATCCGGGAGCACGGCGTGAGTGAGGAGGGCATCTTCCGCCTCCCTGGCCAAGACAACCTGGTGAAACAGCTCAGGGACGCGTTCGATGCTGGGGAAAGGCCATCATTTGACCG GGATACGGATGTGCACACCGTGGCCTCTCTGTTCAAACTCTACCTGCGGGAGCTCCCCGAGCCAGTTGTGCCCTGGATGCAGTACGAGGATTTCCTGCTCTGTGGTCAGGCGCTGGATGCGGATGAGAGAAAG GGCCATCAGGAACTCCTGAAGCAACTGTCCCTCCTTCCCAGAGACAACTACAACCTCCTCAGCTATATCTGCAG GTTTCTACACGAAATACAGTTGAACTCTAGCGTCAACAAGATGAGTGTGGATAACCTGGCAACAGTGATTGGAGTGAACCTCATCAGACCCAAGATAGAGGATCCTGCAATTATTATGAGAG GCACGCCACAGATCCAGAAAGTGATGACTGTGATGATAAGTGACCATGCAGACCTCTTTCCCCCATCCAAGGATGTGCTgccctccccaccagcccacaAGAATGACAAGAAAGCCCCCATCCCGCGCAGCTCCGTGGGCTGGGACGCTGCAGAGGACCCTGCGGTGTCCAGGGCGGAGAGCTTGATCCAAAGGCAAACG AGAGATGACCTGAATTCCAGCAGCGCCCCTGGACCAGCTGCGAGCTCAAGTGCCCTCGGAGAAGATAATGTGTCCAAAGATACACTGGGAATGTGGAAAACGCAGTCAAGGAAAAGGACTCAGACTTTACCTAACAGGAAATCTTTCCTGCCAGCTGCTTCTCTGGGGGAGAAAGGCAGCAGTGACAAAAATGACATATTTGCCAGTGACTTTTGGAAAAGCTCCCCTGGGAGCAGCGTGCGCTCCGCGGTCCCCGACGGACACAAGAGAACGTTGTCTCATGATCTTTTTAAGCTGCTCGACCTTCACCGGGCTTCAACCTACGATAATGTTCCTACCTCCCAGGCAGAAAGTgtccccagctccagccccagcccttcGAGCAGTGGCTCTGATAAGGAATTTCTACCCGGCCTCAGTCCCAGCCCCCAGCCAAAGGAAATAGCCAGTCCCACCAGCAGCCCTGCCGAGGTCTCCAAGCCTGAGCAGGAGAGCAGGGAATTCCTGCAAAACATGATCCAgaagctggaaaaagaaatggaggtACAGAAAAATGACTACGAGGAACAAATTAAAAG TCTCGAGAAGGAAAATTATGAAGTCTGGGCCAAAGTGGTGAGGCTGAATCAGGACatagagagggagaagaagaagtCTGAGGAACTGGAGCTGAAGCTGATGAATGTGGAGCGCTCACGGAAGGacatggagaagaaaaacaagatgcTTGAGGAGGAGATAAAAAACTTAGCTAAATCCACGGGCAAAATTGATGCCAAAACTAACTAG
- the LOC141916116 gene encoding rho GTPase-activating protein 25-like isoform X3: MSGEPAGARPASPNPLERPLKIGWLKKQRSIVKNWQQRYFVLKGQQLYYYKDEDDVKPQGCLSLQGSTIKEVASNPEEGGKFIFEIIPGVSGDQNRAGQDTCVLMANSQSEMEEWVKSIRRVLGSSSGVVFGQRLAETMAYEQKFGQHQVPILVQKCAEFIREHGVSEEGIFRLPGQDNLVKQLRDAFDAGERPSFDRDTDVHTVASLFKLYLRELPEPVVPWMQYEDFLLCGQALDADERKGHQELLKQLSLLPRDNYNLLSYICRFLHEIQLNSSVNKMSVDNLATVIGVNLIRPKIEDPAIIMRGTPQIQKVMTVMISDHADLFPPSKDVLPSPPAHKNDKKAPIPRSSVGWDAAEDPAVSRAESLIQRQTRDDLNSSSAPGPAASSSALGEDNVSKDTLGMWKTQSRKRTQTLPNRKSFLPAASLGEKGSSDKNDIFASDFWKSSPGSSVRSAVPDGHKRTLSHDLFKLLDLHRASTYDNVPTSQAESVPSSSPSPSSSGSDKEFLPGLSPSPQPKEIASPTSSPAEVSKPEQESREFLQNMIQKLEKEMEVQKNDYEEQIKSLEKENYEVWAKVVRLNQDIEREKKKSEELELKLMNVERSRKDMEKKNKMLEEEIKNLAKSTGKIDAKTN; encoded by the exons ATGAGCGGGGAGCCAGCGGGTGCCCGGCCGGCCTCCCCCAACCCGCTGGAGCGGCCCTTGAAGATCGGCTGGCTGAAAAAGCAGCGCTCCATCGTCAAGAACTGGCAGCAGCGGTACTTCGTGCTTAAGGGCCAGCAGCTTTACTACTACAAGGATGAGGATGATGTCAAACCACAG GGCTGCCTGTCTCTCCAGGGAAGCACCATCAAGGAGGTGGCCAGCAATCCAGAGGAAGGAGGGAAATTTATCTTTGAAATCATCCCAG GAGTCTCTGGAGACCAGAACCGGGCAGGACAGGACACCTGTGTGCTCATGGCTAATTCCCAGTCTGAGATGGAGGAATGGGTTAAATCCATCCGACGAGTGCTGGGGTCATCCTCAGGAG TGGTGTTCGGCCAGCGCTTGGCAGAGACCATGGCCTATGAGCAGAAATTCGGGCAGCACCAGGTCCCCATCCTGGTGCAGAAATGTGCTGAGTTCATCCGGGAGCACGGCGTGAGTGAGGAGGGCATCTTCCGCCTCCCTGGCCAAGACAACCTGGTGAAACAGCTCAGGGACGCGTTCGATGCTGGGGAAAGGCCATCATTTGACCG GGATACGGATGTGCACACCGTGGCCTCTCTGTTCAAACTCTACCTGCGGGAGCTCCCCGAGCCAGTTGTGCCCTGGATGCAGTACGAGGATTTCCTGCTCTGTGGTCAGGCGCTGGATGCGGATGAGAGAAAG GGCCATCAGGAACTCCTGAAGCAACTGTCCCTCCTTCCCAGAGACAACTACAACCTCCTCAGCTATATCTGCAG GTTTCTACACGAAATACAGTTGAACTCTAGCGTCAACAAGATGAGTGTGGATAACCTGGCAACAGTGATTGGAGTGAACCTCATCAGACCCAAGATAGAGGATCCTGCAATTATTATGAGAG GCACGCCACAGATCCAGAAAGTGATGACTGTGATGATAAGTGACCATGCAGACCTCTTTCCCCCATCCAAGGATGTGCTgccctccccaccagcccacaAGAATGACAAGAAAGCCCCCATCCCGCGCAGCTCCGTGGGCTGGGACGCTGCAGAGGACCCTGCGGTGTCCAGGGCGGAGAGCTTGATCCAAAGGCAAACG AGAGATGACCTGAATTCCAGCAGCGCCCCTGGACCAGCTGCGAGCTCAAGTGCCCTCGGAGAAGATAATGTGTCCAAAGATACACTGGGAATGTGGAAAACGCAGTCAAGGAAAAGGACTCAGACTTTACCTAACAGGAAATCTTTCCTGCCAGCTGCTTCTCTGGGGGAGAAAGGCAGCAGTGACAAAAATGACATATTTGCCAGTGACTTTTGGAAAAGCTCCCCTGGGAGCAGCGTGCGCTCCGCGGTCCCCGACGGACACAAGAGAACGTTGTCTCATGATCTTTTTAAGCTGCTCGACCTTCACCGGGCTTCAACCTACGATAATGTTCCTACCTCCCAGGCAGAAAGTgtccccagctccagccccagcccttcGAGCAGTGGCTCTGATAAGGAATTTCTACCCGGCCTCAGTCCCAGCCCCCAGCCAAAGGAAATAGCCAGTCCCACCAGCAGCCCTGCCGAGGTCTCCAAGCCTGAGCAGGAGAGCAGGGAATTCCTGCAAAACATGATCCAgaagctggaaaaagaaatggaggtACAGAAAAATGACTACGAGGAACAAATTAAAAG TCTCGAGAAGGAAAATTATGAAGTCTGGGCCAAAGTGGTGAGGCTGAATCAGGACatagagagggagaagaagaagtCTGAGGAACTGGAGCTGAAGCTGATGAATGTGGAGCGCTCACGGAAGGacatggagaagaaaaacaagatgcTTGAGGAGGAGATAAAAAACTTAGCTAAATCCACGGGCAAAATTGATGCCAAAACTAACTAG